In the genome of Streptococcus mitis, one region contains:
- a CDS encoding ATP-dependent helicase codes for MKPIPFLSEEEIQKLQEAEAHSSKEQKKTAEQIEAIYTSGQNILVSASAGSGKTFVMAERILDQLARGVEISQLFISTFTVKAATELKERLEKKISQQIQEMDDVELKQHLGRQLADLPNAAIGTMDSFTQKFLGKHGYLLDIAPNFRILQNQSEQLLLKNEVFHEVFEAHYQGKQKETFSHLLKNFAGRGKDERGLRQQVYKIYDFLQSTSNPQKWLSESFLKGFEKADFTSEKEKLTEQIQQALWDLESFFRYHLDNDAKEFPKAAYLENVQLILDEIGSLNQESDSQAYQAVLARVVAISKEKNGRALTNASRKADLKPLADAYNEERKVQFAKLGQLSDQVTILDYQERYHQDTWELAKTFQTFMSDFVEAYRQRKRQENAFEFADISHYTIEILENFPQVREAYQERFHEVMVDEYQDTNHIQERMLELLSNGHNRFMVGDIKQSIYRFRQADPQIFNEKFQRYAQNPQEGKLILLKENFRSSSEVLSATNDVFERLMDQEVGEINYDSMHQLVFANTKLTPNPDNKAEFLLYDKDDSEQEEEESQAETKLTGEMRLVIKEILKLHQEKGVSFKEISLLTSSRSRNDQILLALSEYGIPVKTDGEQNNYLQSLEVQVMLDTLRVIHNPLQDYALVALMKSPMFGFDEDELARLSLQKAEDKVHENLYEKLANAQKQSTSQKKLIHTALAEKLNQFMNILDSWRLYAKTHSLYDLIWKIYNDRFYYDYVGALPNGPARQANLYALALRADQFEKSNFKGLSRFIRMIDQVLEAQHDLASVAVAPPKDAVELMTIHKSKGLEFPYVFILNMDQDFNKQDSMSEVILSRKNGLGVKYIAKMETGAVEAHYPKSIKLSIPSLTYIQNEEELQLASYSEQMRLLYVAMTRAEKKLYLVGKGSREKLESKEYPAAKNGKLNSNTRLQAKNFQDWLWAISKVFAKDHLNFSYRFVGEDQLTRESVGELETKSPLQDSSQADNRQSETIKEALEMLKEVEIYNTLHRAAIELPSVQTPSQIKKFYEPVMDMEGVEIAGQGQSVDKKISFDLPDFSSREKITGAEIGSATHELMQRMDLSQRPTLASLTETLKQVQTSPAVRDKINLAKILAFFDTALGQEILANTNHLYREQPFSMLKRDQKSQEDFVVRGILDGYLLYEDKIVLFDYKTDRYDEPSQLVDRYRGQLALYEEALSRSYSIENIEKYLILLGKEEVQVVKV; via the coding sequence ATGAAGCCTATTCCCTTTTTAAGTGAGGAGGAGATTCAAAAACTGCAAGAAGCAGAAGCGCATTCGAGCAAGGAACAAAAGAAAACTGCCGAGCAAATTGAAGCTATCTACACTTCTGGTCAGAATATTCTCGTTTCAGCGTCGGCTGGTTCTGGTAAAACCTTTGTCATGGCCGAGCGTATTCTGGACCAATTAGCGCGTGGAGTGGAAATCAGTCAACTCTTTATCTCAACCTTTACCGTTAAGGCTGCCACAGAGCTTAAAGAACGTTTAGAGAAAAAAATCAGCCAACAAATCCAAGAAATGGATGATGTCGAGCTCAAACAACACTTGGGCCGCCAGTTGGCAGACCTACCCAACGCTGCCATCGGAACCATGGACTCTTTTACACAAAAATTTCTTGGCAAACATGGCTATCTGCTTGATATTGCGCCTAATTTCCGTATTTTACAAAACCAAAGCGAGCAACTTCTTTTAAAAAATGAAGTCTTTCATGAGGTATTTGAAGCCCATTATCAAGGTAAACAGAAAGAGACCTTTAGCCATTTGCTGAAAAACTTTGCAGGACGTGGCAAGGATGAACGTGGTCTGCGCCAGCAGGTCTATAAAATCTATGACTTCCTCCAATCCACCAGTAATCCTCAAAAGTGGCTGAGTGAATCTTTCCTCAAAGGCTTTGAAAAGGCTGATTTTACCAGTGAAAAAGAAAAACTGACTGAGCAAATCCAGCAAGCCCTTTGGGATTTGGAAAGTTTCTTCCGTTATCATCTGGATAATGATGCCAAGGAGTTTCCAAAGGCCGCTTATCTAGAGAATGTTCAGTTGATTTTAGATGAAATTGGCTCCCTAAATCAGGAATCCGATAGTCAGGCTTATCAGGCAGTGCTTGCGCGTGTTGTCGCCATTTCGAAAGAAAAAAACGGTCGGGCTCTGACGAATGCCAGTCGTAAGGCTGATTTGAAGCCCCTGGCGGATGCCTACAACGAAGAAAGAAAGGTCCAGTTTGCTAAACTAGGACAACTGTCAGACCAGGTAACCATTCTCGACTATCAAGAACGTTATCATCAAGACACCTGGGAACTAGCTAAGACCTTCCAAACTTTCATGAGTGATTTTGTGGAGGCTTATCGTCAGCGAAAACGTCAGGAAAATGCCTTTGAATTCGCTGATATCAGCCATTACACTATTGAGATTTTAGAGAATTTCCCGCAAGTTCGTGAGGCTTATCAAGAACGTTTCCACGAAGTCATGGTCGATGAGTATCAGGACACCAACCACATTCAAGAACGGATGTTGGAATTGCTGTCTAATGGCCACAATCGCTTTATGGTGGGGGATATCAAGCAGTCTATCTACCGTTTCCGTCAGGCAGATCCGCAGATTTTTAATGAAAAATTCCAACGCTATGCGCAAAATCCTCAAGAAGGAAAGCTCATTCTGCTCAAGGAAAATTTCCGTAGCAGTTCAGAAGTGCTGTCAGCAACCAATGATGTATTTGAACGGCTCATGGACCAAGAGGTCGGAGAAATCAACTATGACAGCATGCACCAGCTTGTCTTTGCTAATACCAAACTGACTCCCAATCCAGACAACAAGGCGGAATTTCTCCTCTACGATAAGGACGACAGCGAGCAAGAGGAAGAAGAGAGCCAAGCAGAAACGAAATTAACAGGTGAAATGCGCCTGGTCATCAAGGAAATACTTAAACTCCATCAGGAAAAAGGTGTTTCTTTTAAGGAAATTTCCCTTTTGACTTCCAGCCGCAGCCGTAATGATCAAATTCTCCTTGCCTTATCTGAATACGGGATACCTGTCAAAACCGACGGCGAGCAAAACAATTATCTCCAATCCTTAGAAGTACAAGTCATGCTGGACACCCTGCGTGTCATTCATAATCCCCTGCAAGACTATGCCTTGGTTGCCCTTATGAAGTCTCCTATGTTTGGCTTTGATGAGGATGAGTTAGCACGTTTATCTCTTCAGAAAGCAGAGGATAAAGTCCACGAAAATCTATATGAGAAACTGGCCAATGCTCAAAAACAGTCAACAAGCCAGAAAAAATTGATCCACACAGCTTTAGCTGAAAAACTAAATCAATTCATGAATATCTTGGATTCTTGGCGTCTGTATGCCAAAACCCACTCCCTCTATGACCTGATTTGGAAGATTTACAACGACCGTTTTTACTACGATTATGTTGGGGCTTTGCCAAATGGCCCTGCTAGACAGGCCAATCTCTATGCCCTAGCTCTGCGAGCTGACCAGTTTGAAAAGAGCAATTTCAAAGGTTTGTCGCGTTTTATTCGTATGATTGACCAAGTCCTAGAAGCCCAGCACGATCTTGCGAGCGTGGCTGTCGCACCGCCAAAAGACGCGGTAGAGCTCATGACTATTCACAAGAGTAAAGGGTTGGAGTTCCCTTACGTCTTTATCCTCAATATGGATCAAGATTTCAACAAACAAGACAGCATGTCAGAAGTCATTCTCAGCCGTAAAAATGGACTAGGTGTCAAGTATATTGCCAAGATGGAGACAGGAGCAGTGGAAGCTCACTATCCTAAAAGCATCAAACTCTCCATTCCTAGCCTAACTTATATACAGAATGAAGAGGAATTACAACTGGCAAGCTACTCAGAGCAGATGCGTCTACTGTATGTTGCCATGACGCGGGCTGAGAAAAAGCTCTATCTTGTCGGCAAGGGATCTCGTGAAAAGCTGGAATCCAAGGAATACCCAGCAGCTAAAAATGGGAAACTAAATAGCAATACCAGACTGCAAGCCAAGAATTTCCAAGATTGGCTTTGGGCTATCAGTAAAGTATTTGCCAAGGATCATCTCAACTTTAGCTATCGTTTTGTTGGTGAAGATCAGTTGACTAGAGAAAGCGTCGGAGAATTGGAAACCAAGAGTCCTCTCCAAGATAGCTCCCAAGCTGACAACCGCCAGTCTGAAACCATCAAAGAAGCCCTGGAAATGCTGAAAGAGGTGGAAATCTATAATACTCTTCACCGCGCAGCTATTGAATTGCCAAGTGTTCAAACCCCAAGTCAAATCAAGAAATTTTACGAACCAGTTATGGATATGGAAGGTGTCGAGATTGCAGGTCAAGGCCAGTCAGTAGACAAGAAAATCAGCTTTGATTTGCCAGATTTTTCAAGCAGAGAAAAGATAACAGGAGCTGAGATTGGTAGTGCTACCCACGAACTCATGCAGAGAATGGACCTCAGTCAGAGACCAACACTTGCTAGCCTGACAGAAACTCTCAAACAAGTTCAAACCAGCCCAGCTGTCAGAGACAAGATCAATCTTGCTAAAATTCTTGCTTTCTTTGACACAGCACTCGGTCAGGAAATTCTTGCTAATACCAACCATCTCTACCGTGAGCAACCTTTCTCCATGCTCAAACGAGATCAAAAGAGTCAGGAAGACTTCGTTGTCCGTGGTATCCTTGATGGCTATCTCCTTTACGAAGATAAAATTGTTCTGTTCGACTATAAGACAGACCGCTATGATGAACCAAGTCAACTCGTAGACCGCTATCGTGGTCAATTAGCCCTATACGAAGAGGCTTTATCCCGATCCTATTCGATTGAAAATATTGAAAAATACTTGATTTTACTGGGTAAAGAAGAGGTTCAAGTTGTAAAAGTATAA
- a CDS encoding ATP-dependent helicase encodes MKILYTDIRTSLTEILTREAEELVATGKRVFYIAPNSLSFEKERAVLECLSQQASFAITVTRFVQMARYLVLNDLPAKTSLDDIGLGMAFYKCLAELDPKDLRVYGAIKQDPQFIQQLIDLYHEMTKAQMSFLDLESLTDEDKRADLLLIFEKVTAYLNQGQLAQGSQLSHLIEAIENDKVSSDFTQISLVIDGFTRFSAEEERIVDLLHGKGVEIVIGAYASNKAYTSPFSEGNLYQASVEFLHHLASKYQTPALDCSQTHEQMDSFDKASRLLESSYDFSELTLDVDDKDRENLQIWSCLTQKEELELVARSIRQKLHANPDLSYKHFRILLGDVPSYQLSLKTIFDQYQISFYLGRSESMAHHPLTQFVESILALKRYRFRQEDLINLLRTGLYTDLNQSDIDAFEQYIRYLGINGLPAFQQTFTKSHHGKFDLGRLNALRLRILTPLETLFASRKQKVENLLQKWNSFLKEGAVTKQLQDLTATMETVEQERQAEVWKAFCHVLEQFATVFAGSQVNLEDFLALLYSGMSLSQYRTIPATVDTVLVQSYDLIAPLTADFVYAIGLTQDHLPKIAQNTSLLTDEERQNLNQATEEGAQLLIASSENLKKNRYTMLSLVNSARKQLVLSAPSLFNESESKESAYLQELVHFGFSRKEKRMNQKGLSKEDMGSYHSLLSSLVAYHQQGDTSDREQDLTFVKVLARVMGKKLEQQGLENPALPTSPSSKQLTKDTLQALYPADKEFYLSTSGLTEFYRNQYSYFLRYVLGLQEELRLRPDARSHGNFLHRIFERALQLSDEDSFDQRLEQAIQETSQEREFEAIYQESLEAQFTKEVLLDIAWTTGHILRHNPVIETIKEEANFGGKEQAFIQLDNGRSVFVRGKVDRIDRLKADGAIGVVDYKSSLTQFQFPHFFNGLNSQLPTYLAALKREGEQNFFGAMYLEMAEPVQSLMAVKSLAGAVVEASKSMKYQGIFLEKESSHLGEFYNKNKANQLTDEEFQLLLDYNAHLYKKAAEKILEGQFAINPYTENGRSIAPYVQQHQAITGFEANYHLGQARFLEKLDLADGKRLVGEKLKQAWFEKIREELNR; translated from the coding sequence ATGAAAATACTTTATACGGATATTCGGACTTCTTTGACAGAAATCTTGACCAGAGAGGCGGAAGAGCTGGTTGCTACTGGTAAGCGGGTTTTCTACATTGCTCCCAACTCTCTTTCATTTGAAAAGGAACGCGCCGTGCTGGAATGCTTGTCCCAGCAGGCTTCTTTTGCGATTACCGTCACGCGCTTTGTGCAGATGGCTCGTTATCTGGTCTTGAATGACTTGCCTGCTAAGACCAGTCTTGATGATATCGGTCTTGGGATGGCCTTTTACAAGTGCCTTGCCGAACTTGATCCCAAGGATTTACGTGTTTATGGTGCGATTAAGCAGGATCCTCAATTCATCCAGCAGTTGATTGATCTTTATCACGAGATGACCAAAGCTCAAATGAGTTTTTTGGACTTGGAGAGTTTGACGGATGAGGACAAGAGAGCCGATTTACTCTTGATTTTTGAGAAAGTAACGGCCTATCTCAATCAAGGCCAGTTAGCTCAGGGAAGTCAGCTGTCCCATTTGATTGAGGCTATTGAGAATGACAAAGTAAGTAGTGATTTTACTCAAATCTCTTTGGTCATTGATGGATTTACCCGTTTTTCTGCCGAGGAAGAGCGAATTGTGGACCTACTTCACGGCAAGGGTGTTGAGATTGTCATTGGAGCCTATGCTAGTAATAAAGCTTATACCAGTCCCTTTAGCGAGGGCAATCTCTATCAAGCTAGTGTGGAGTTTCTCCATCATCTAGCCTCTAAATACCAAACTCCTGCTCTGGATTGTTCTCAAACTCATGAGCAGATGGATAGTTTTGACAAGGCCTCTCGTTTGCTGGAGTCTTCTTATGATTTTTCAGAACTCACATTGGATGTAGATGATAAGGACCGTGAAAACTTACAAATCTGGTCTTGCTTGACACAAAAGGAGGAGTTGGAGTTAGTAGCCCGTAGCATCCGTCAGAAATTACATGCCAATCCAGACCTGAGTTACAAGCATTTCCGTATTCTCTTAGGTGATGTGCCTTCTTATCAATTATCTCTAAAAACGATTTTTGACCAGTATCAGATTTCTTTCTATCTTGGTAGAAGCGAATCCATGGCGCATCATCCCTTGACTCAGTTTGTCGAGTCTATTTTAGCTTTAAAACGCTATCGTTTCCGTCAGGAAGATTTGATTAATCTCCTCAGAACTGGTTTATATACCGACCTTAATCAGTCTGATATTGATGCTTTTGAGCAATATATCCGCTATCTTGGCATCAATGGCTTACCAGCCTTTCAGCAAACCTTCACCAAATCCCACCATGGAAAATTTGATTTAGGGCGTTTAAATGCTCTTCGTCTGCGTATTTTAACACCTCTTGAAACTCTTTTTGCTAGCCGAAAACAAAAGGTTGAAAATCTCTTGCAAAAGTGGAACTCTTTTCTAAAAGAAGGTGCTGTGACCAAGCAGTTACAAGATTTGACAGCCACTATGGAAACTGTAGAACAGGAAAGACAAGCCGAAGTTTGGAAGGCTTTCTGTCATGTTTTAGAACAATTTGCGACCGTTTTTGCTGGTTCGCAAGTTAATCTAGAAGACTTCCTTGCCTTGCTTTATTCTGGGATGAGTCTATCTCAGTATCGCACCATTCCAGCAACAGTAGACACTGTTCTGGTGCAGAGTTACGATTTGATTGCACCACTGACTGCTGACTTTGTCTACGCCATTGGATTGACTCAGGATCATTTACCAAAAATTGCGCAAAATACCAGTCTTTTGACAGATGAAGAAAGGCAAAACCTAAACCAAGCGACAGAGGAAGGGGCACAATTACTGATTGCCAGCAGTGAAAATCTCAAGAAAAATCGCTACACTATGCTTTCCTTGGTCAATTCTGCTCGCAAGCAGTTGGTCTTGTCAGCTCCAAGCCTTTTTAACGAAAGTGAAAGCAAGGAATCTGCCTATCTTCAAGAGCTGGTCCATTTTGGATTTAGTCGAAAAGAGAAGAGAATGAATCAAAAAGGGCTGTCTAAGGAAGATATGGGGTCATATCATAGTCTTTTGTCTAGTCTGGTTGCCTATCACCAGCAGGGTGATACGAGTGATAGGGAGCAAGATTTGACCTTTGTCAAGGTTCTGGCGCGTGTCATGGGTAAAAAACTAGAACAGCAAGGTCTGGAAAATCCAGCCCTCCCAACCAGTCCAAGCAGTAAGCAGTTGACCAAGGATACCTTACAGGCTCTCTATCCAGCTGACAAGGAATTTTACCTGTCTACGTCTGGTTTGACGGAGTTTTACCGAAACCAATACAGTTATTTCCTCCGCTACGTGTTAGGCTTGCAGGAGGAATTACGTCTGCGTCCTGATGCCCGCAGTCACGGAAATTTCTTGCATCGCATTTTTGAACGTGCCTTGCAGTTGTCTGACGAAGATTCCTTTGACCAACGTCTAGAACAAGCTATCCAAGAAACCAGTCAAGAACGCGAATTTGAGGCTATTTATCAGGAAAGTTTGGAAGCCCAGTTTACCAAGGAAGTCCTACTTGATATAGCTTGGACGACTGGACATATTCTCCGCCATAATCCAGTTATTGAAACCATCAAAGAAGAAGCAAATTTTGGTGGAAAAGAGCAAGCCTTTATTCAATTGGATAACGGTCGCAGTGTCTTTGTACGAGGCAAGGTTGACCGCATTGACCGATTGAAAGCTGATGGAGCGATAGGAGTAGTAGACTACAAGTCTAGTCTAACTCAGTTCCAATTTCCTCATTTCTTTAATGGGCTCAATTCCCAGTTGCCAACCTATCTAGCTGCCTTAAAAAGAGAAGGGGAGCAGAACTTTTTTGGTGCCATGTACTTGGAAATGGCTGAGCCTGTCCAATCTTTGATGGCCGTTAAAAGTCTAGCAGGTGCAGTAGTAGAAGCTAGCAAGTCAATGAAATATCAAGGGATCTTTTTAGAAAAAGAAAGCAGTCATTTGGGCGAATTTTACAATAAAAACAAGGCTAATCAGCTGACAGATGAGGAATTTCAGCTCCTACTGGACTACAATGCCCATCTTTACAAGAAAGCGGCTGAGAAGATTTTAGAAGGCCAGTTTGCTATCAATCCTTATACTGAAAATGGCAGAAGTATTGCCCCATATGTTCAGCAACATCAAGCCATCACAGGATTTGAAGCCAATTACCACTTGGGCCAAGCCCGTTTTCTAGAAAAGTTGGACTTGGCTGATGGCAAGCGTCTGGTCGGAGAAAAACTCAAGCAAGCTTGGTTTGAAAAAATAAGAGAGGAGTTGAATCGATGA